Sequence from the Actinomyces slackii genome:
CCGCCGCCAGCCGGGCCATCGCCGCCATTGAGAGCCAGGTGGGCGCCAGCCGCACCGCCGCCGTCATCATCGAGCCGATCCAGGGCGAGGGCGGCTTCATCGTCCCGGCGCCCGGCTTCCTGGCGACCCTGCAGCGCTGGTGCGCCGACAACGACGTCATCTTCATCGCCGATGAGATCCAGACCGGGATCGCGCGCACGGGCGCGTGGTTCGCCTGTGAGCACGAGGGCGTGGTCCCGGACATGGTCACCACCGCCAAGGGCCTGGCCGGGGGCATGCCGCTGTCAGCGGTCACGGCCCGGGCCGAGATCATGGACAGTGTGCCCCCCGGCGGCCTGGGCGGCACCTACTGCGGCAATCCGGTGGCCTGCGCCGCCGCCCTGGCCGTGCTCGACATGATCGAGTCCCAGGGGCTGCTCGCCCGGGCCCGGGACCTGGGAGAGCGCGGCATGGAGCGCCTGCGCGGATGGCAGGAGACCATGGCACAGGTGGGGGATGTGCGCGGGCGGGGCGCCATGATGGCCCTGGAGCTCACCGATCCGCGCACCGGCGCGCCCGATGCCGCCCTGACGGGTCAGGTCGCCCAGCGGGCCCGCGCCGCCGGCCTCATCCTGCTGACCTGCGGGACCCGCGGCAATGTCATTCGCCTCCTGCCACCGGTGACCATGGATGACTCCCTGTTCGACCGCGGCATGGACATCCTGGCCGACTGCCTGGAGTCGGCGATCCAGGACCGCGCGGAGGCATGAGGCCGGGATCGTGATCATTATGTGACCTGAGCGGTTCGCGCGACTACGCTGACCGTCTGTCAGCGCACCCCACAGAAGCGGACCCCATGGAACCACGGGACAAGGGCATTCCCGCCGATGATCCTCACGACCCGACCGCATCCCAGAGCCCAGGCCCCGCCTCACCCGAGGCGAGCGGGGCCGCGCAGGACGGTGGCGGCGCCGTCGGGAGGCGGTGGCGGCCCACGAGAGCCCAGGCGATCGTCGTCGCCGTGACGGCCGTCCTCTGCCTGGCGGTGGGGCTACGGGCCTGCCTGTCGCGCGAGCCGTGGATCGAGGTGGCCCCCGGGCCGACCCCTCAGTCCAA
This genomic interval carries:
- the gabT gene encoding 4-aminobutyrate--2-oxoglutarate transaminase, coding for MSTIPQDNHLATALPGPRAQALEARAAAALPRAMTAAMATFAERTDRGILEDVDGNRLIDFGSGIAVTTVGGAAPQVAAAVCEQVGRLTHTSFAITRYAGYVELAERLNALAPGDAPKKTALFNSGAEAVENAVKIARRASGRQAIVCFDHAFHGRTALTMGLTAKAVPYKDGFGPFAPELYRVPTSYPFLDGLDGPAAASRAIAAIESQVGASRTAAVIIEPIQGEGGFIVPAPGFLATLQRWCADNDVIFIADEIQTGIARTGAWFACEHEGVVPDMVTTAKGLAGGMPLSAVTARAEIMDSVPPGGLGGTYCGNPVACAAALAVLDMIESQGLLARARDLGERGMERLRGWQETMAQVGDVRGRGAMMALELTDPRTGAPDAALTGQVAQRARAAGLILLTCGTRGNVIRLLPPVTMDDSLFDRGMDILADCLESAIQDRAEA